The uncultured Sphaerochaeta sp. genome includes the window TACCTGGATATTCCCTTCGATGTCAGTGAAGTACTGTTCATTGTTACAGCCAATACCCTGGAGACGATACCCCGTCCCCTGCTAGACCGTATGGAAATCATCCAGCTTGCTGGATACACCAGTGAGGAGAAACTGGCCATAGGAAAGAAGTACCTGGTACCCAAATCCTTGGAGAAACACGGTCTGAGCAAGAGTGAGATTCGCTATCCAGCCAAGATTCTCAGAAAGATAGCTGATGAGTATGCACGAGAGGCTGGGGTCAGAAACTTCGAGAAGTCCCTGCATAAGATCAACCGCAAGGTTGCACTCATGCTCACGGAGAATCCTGAAGAGAAGCTCCCCGTGACCATAAACGAGAAATTGTTGTATGAACTGCTTGGCCAGCCTATCTTTGTTGAGGATGAAATACTCAAGGCAGACCGACCAGGAATGGCTATCGGCCTCGCTTGGACAAGTATGGGTGGAGATACCCTGATCATCGAAGCACAGAACACCCCTGGCAAGGGAGAGATCAAACTCACCGGCCAGCTTGGGGAAGTCATGCAGGAATCGGTCAGTCTTGCTTATACCTGGGTGAAAGCCCATGCCTTGGAGCGAAAGATCGATCCAAGCTGGTTTGAGCACAACTCAATCCATCTTCATGTACCTGAAGGAGCCACGCCAAAGGATGGGCCATCGGCTGGTATTACCATGACTGTTGCGCTCTACTCCTTGGTGACAAACCAAGTCATAGCCCCTGATTTGGCCATGACCGGTGAACTGAGCCTGAAGGGAAAAGTCATGCCGATCGGTGGATTGAAGGAGAAGGTCCTTGCTGCAAGACGGAACAAGATCAAGGACATCATCATCCCACAGTTCAACAAGCGTGATCTGGACAAACTGGATGAACAGGTGACCAAAGGTGTCAATTTCCATCTTGTAGGAAGTATTGAAGAAGTGCTGGCAATCGCTTTCCCTGAAGATGAAAAGCGAGAAGCGATGCAGCCAATACTCATGCCCTCAAGCACCAACGATGCAGAGACGATCAGCAAGGCAGTAGCCCTTGCTGTGAGGGAGGCATTGCGTGAGCGTTGAGTTACTGAGTCCTGCAGGGAACCTTGAAAAGCTGCGTCTTGCATTTGAATATGGTGCTGATGCAGCATACATGGGACTGAGCGACTTCTCCTTGCGTGCCAATGCCAGGAACTTTACCGAAAAAGACTTACAGGAGGTTTCCCGTTTGAAACAATCAAGCGGGAAACGCTTGTATGGCACACTGAACATGATTTTCGATGAACAGAAGCTCTCCTCATTGCAGGATCAGATGGGAATCATCAAGTCCTGGCCCTTCGACGCCTTCATTATCAGCGACTTGGGACTTGTTCCCATCCTGCAGGATGCACTGGGTGATGATGTTGAACTTCACCTCTCAACCCAAGCCAGCTGTACCAATTCCAGTAGTGCCTCCATGTACCGAAAAATGGGATTCTCCCGTGTAATATTGGGCAGGGAAACCCCTCTGGATGACATCAAACGGATCAAGGATGCAAATCCTGACCTACAACTGGAAGTCTTTGTCCATGGGGCTATGTGCATGGCCTACTCCGGCCGATGCCTGCTCTCCAGCCATCTTGCAGGCAGAAGCGCCAACCAGGGTGACTGTAGTCATACCTGCAGGTGGAACTATCGTCTGGCAACCACAGATGCAATCGAGGATGTCCTGAAAAGTGGAGCATTGGCCTTGGAAGAAGAACAACGAAGTGGTGTCTACTACCCTATCTCTGAACAGGATGGGTATACCACCATACTCTCCAGCAAGGACCTTTGTATGATCGACCACTTGGGAGAACTCGTTGACGCCGGTGTGGATTCCTTGAAGATTGAGGGACGGATGAAAAGCAGCTACTACGTGGCTGTGGTAACCAGGGCATATAGAAAAGCACTCGATAGCCTAAAAACCGGCGATGAGAGCTGGAGAGCATACCGTGAGGATCTGTTCAATATCAGCCACCGTGAGTACTCCACGGGATTTTTCTTTGGTCATGGACCGGTAGACCCTGTCATGGGAGAGTCAATCGACAAGAGCACAGAGAAAGGATATGAGAGAAACTATCTCTTCTGTGGGTTTGTCGGAGAGAAGGTAGCTGAAGGTATCTACACATTGGACCTGAAGAACCAGATCAAGGACACCATGAAGATAGAGTATATCGCCAAGGATGTACCAAAGATTGAGGATGAAGGATTCTCCCTGCTTGATGCTGACCATATACCGGTAGGGCAAGCTGACCATGGCAAGATCCAGTACATTAAAACAACCAAGCCGATTGAGAAAGGTTATATCATCCGCCGGGAATCTATGCTTAAATAAAGACATGTGGAGACTCTGGATTACTGTAAGTATCGTGTTATTTCTCTCTCACACACTACCAGCTGTAGCATCCCTCGATGATGACTACGGCTTTCTTGGTGACCATGCACCTTTTGTGCAATTTATGGATGTAGTGAGAGGAGATGGAGATGCGATGCAGGGTGAAGTGGTACGACAACAGCTCGTCCTAAAGACGGTTCTCCAGAAAGAGGAGCAGGCTGTGATCGCCATCCGCAGCGCAACAATGCTGGCTAGGCTCTACACCGAAATAGAGAAGAGGGATACAGAGAGAGCAAAGGAACTGCTCAAGGAAGCTGAATCCTCTTTGAAAAGTCTTACAGATGGTTCATTTTTTCACTTGATGGGGGAAGCTGAGATTGATTCCATCTATTACCTTATCAACCCATCAAGACTTGCAAAAGGGATCAGCAGCAACTCCAAGATCAAGAAAGCCTATGTTCAGTACCCCAACCAGATATATGCCATACTGATGAAAGCCAACAGCCTTCTCTACGCACCCTCCTTTGCAGGAGGTGATAAAGATGAGGCGCTCTCACTTTTTCTTACATTGCTTGAAGCAGGACCTTCCCAGCTCAACAGTTGGGACCTTTCCAGTATATATGTTGGCATAGGACGAATCTGCATGGACAGGGAAGAGTGGGACAAGGCACTGGGATATTTTTCTGCTGCCAAGGCAATCTATGCATTCGACCCTACCCTTGATAATTACATCAGGGAAACAGAGGAGAGGCTATGAGTCTGATCCTCTCTCTTATAGTCGGCATCT containing:
- a CDS encoding U32 family peptidase C-terminal domain-containing protein — encoded protein: MSVELLSPAGNLEKLRLAFEYGADAAYMGLSDFSLRANARNFTEKDLQEVSRLKQSSGKRLYGTLNMIFDEQKLSSLQDQMGIIKSWPFDAFIISDLGLVPILQDALGDDVELHLSTQASCTNSSSASMYRKMGFSRVILGRETPLDDIKRIKDANPDLQLEVFVHGAMCMAYSGRCLLSSHLAGRSANQGDCSHTCRWNYRLATTDAIEDVLKSGALALEEEQRSGVYYPISEQDGYTTILSSKDLCMIDHLGELVDAGVDSLKIEGRMKSSYYVAVVTRAYRKALDSLKTGDESWRAYREDLFNISHREYSTGFFFGHGPVDPVMGESIDKSTEKGYERNYLFCGFVGEKVAEGIYTLDLKNQIKDTMKIEYIAKDVPKIEDEGFSLLDADHIPVGQADHGKIQYIKTTKPIEKGYIIRRESMLK
- a CDS encoding tetratricopeptide repeat protein — translated: MLFLSHTLPAVASLDDDYGFLGDHAPFVQFMDVVRGDGDAMQGEVVRQQLVLKTVLQKEEQAVIAIRSATMLARLYTEIEKRDTERAKELLKEAESSLKSLTDGSFFHLMGEAEIDSIYYLINPSRLAKGISSNSKIKKAYVQYPNQIYAILMKANSLLYAPSFAGGDKDEALSLFLTLLEAGPSQLNSWDLSSIYVGIGRICMDREEWDKALGYFSAAKAIYAFDPTLDNYIRETEERL